One genomic region from Calypte anna isolate BGI_N300 chromosome 8, bCalAnn1_v1.p, whole genome shotgun sequence encodes:
- the GFI1 gene encoding LOW QUALITY PROTEIN: zinc finger protein Gfi-1 (The sequence of the model RefSeq protein was modified relative to this genomic sequence to represent the inferred CDS: inserted 2 bases in 1 codon), with protein sequence MPRSFLVKSKKAHSYHQPRSADEDYSLRLETVLAQICADSKIPEDTGLCRTVLPDPEPSQGRFSPESHLTEPADGTSDSAPSCEGSVCDRVSEFEDFWRPPSPSVSPASERSVCPSLDEAPPFSVPFKPYMWNSLGGSELRHLVQSYRPCPTLERTSALGLFCERGSEPALYRAECSSSLGXFYGDFGSPGPGLFERPPAAAPGLYAESQPGLQQEKGPGSIKVESDLLCRPLLISTGSYKCVKCSKVFSTPHGLEVHVRRSHSGTRPFACDMCGKTFGHAVSLEQHKAVHSQERSFDCKICGKSFKRSSTLSTHLLIHSDTRPYPCQYCGKRFHQKSDMKKHTFIHTGEKPHKCQVCGKAFSQSSNLITHSRKHTGFKPFGCDLCGKGFQRKVDLRRHRETQHGLK encoded by the exons ATGCCGAGGTCCTTCCTGGTCAAGAGTAAGAAAGCACACAGCTACCACCAGCCCCGCTCCGCTGACGAGGACTACAGCCTGCGGCTGGAGACCGTACTAGCCCAGATCTGTGCAG ATAGCAAGATCCCCGAGGACACGGGTCTGTGCCGCACCGTCCTGCCAGATCCGGAGCCTTCCCAGGGACGTTTTTCCCCGGAATCCCACCTTACCGAGCCTGCTGATGGCACCTCCGACTCAGCGCCCAGCTGCGAGGGCAGCGTCTGTGACAGAGTGTCCGAATTTGAGGATTTCTGGAGACCTCCCTCGCCCTCCGTCTCGCCAG CCTCGGAGCGATCTGTGTGTCCATCCCTAGATGAAGCCCCCCCCTTCTCGGTGCCCTTCAAACCATACATGTGGAACAGTCTGGGTGGCTCTGAGCTGAGGCACCTTGTGCAAAGCTACAGGCCCTGCCCAACACTGGAGCGAACCTCTGCCCTGGGACTCTTCTGCGAGAGAGGCTCTGAGCCTGCCCTGTACAGGGCAGAGTGTAGCTCTTCCCTTGG CTTTTATGGTGACTTTGGCTCTCCAGGCCCAGGGCTGTTTGAGCGGccgccagcagcagcacctggacTCTATGCTGAGtcacagcctgggctgcagcaagagAAGGGGCCAGGTAGCATCAAAGTGGAGTCAGACCTCTTGTGCCGCCCATTGCTCATCAGCACTGGCTCTTACAAGTGTGTCAAGTGCAGCAAG GTCTTCTCCACACCACATGGCCTTGAGGTACATGTGCGCCGCTCACACAGTGGCACGAGGCCCTTTGCCTGTGACATGTGTGGCAAGACCTTCGGCCATGCAGTTAGCCTGGAGCAGCACAAGGCCGTACACTCACAG GAACGCAGCTTTGATTGTAAGATCTGTGGCAAGAGTTTTAAGAGATCATCTACTCTGTCCACCCACCTGCTCATCCACTCGGACACCCGTCCCTATCCATGCCAGTATTGTGGGAAGCGGTTCCACCAGAAATCTGACATGAAGAAACACACCTTCATTCACACAG GTGAGAAGCCTCACAAGTGCCAGGTGTGTGGAAAAGCCTTTAGTCAGAGCTCCAACCTCATCACCCACAGTCGGAAGCACACAGGCTTCAAGCCCTTTGGCTGTGATCTCTGTGGCAAAGGCTTCCAACGGAAGGTGGATTTACGAAGACACCGGGAGACACAGCATGGCCTGAAATGA